The following coding sequences lie in one Fusarium poae strain DAOMC 252244 chromosome 1, whole genome shotgun sequence genomic window:
- a CDS encoding hypothetical protein (BUSCO:53598at5125) has product MFRQAIATSSRALRAAPKVAVPRPFVQSQFQAAPAFTFRSAQPAVSRWYSDAKESESKPTEEAKSETKSEEKPAENDPLAELKKALEAKETEVKDWKDKCLRTVADFRNLQERTTREVKSAKDFAIQKFAKDLVDSVDNLDRALGMVPQDKLNAKDRPEGIEDLANLYEGLKMTEDILMNTLKKHGLERLSPEGEKFNPNEQEATFMTPQPDKEDGTVFFVQQKGFKLNGRVLRAAKVGVVKNK; this is encoded by the exons ATGTTCCGCCAGGCCATTGCCACCTCGTCCCGCGCTCTGCGAGCTGCTCCCAAGGTCGCCGTCCCCCGGCCCTTTGTCCAGTCGCAATTCCAGGCTGCGCCTGCTTTCACTTTCAGATCCGCCCAGCCCGCCGTGTCAAGATGGTACAGCGACGCCAAGGAGTCCGAGTCCAAGCCTACTGAGGAGGCCAAGTCGGAAACCAAGTCTGAGGAGAAGCCCGCCGAGAACGATCCCCTCGCTGAGCTCAAGAAGGCTCTCGAGGCCAAGGAGACCGAGGTTAAGGACTGGAAG GACAAGTGCCTGCGCACTGTCGCCGACTTCCGTAACCTGCAAGAGCGCACCACCCGTGAGGTCAAGTCCGCCAAAGATTTCGCCATCCAAAAGTTCGCCAAGGATCTCGTCGACAGCGTCGACAACCTCGACCGCGCTCTTGGAATGGTTCCCCAGGACAAGCTCAACGCCAAGGACCGACCTGAGGGCATTGAGGATCTCGCCAACCTGTACGAGGGTCTCAAGATGACCGAAGACATCCTCATGAACACCTTGAAGAAGCACGGCCTCGAGCGTCTCAGCCCCGAGGGCGAGAAGTTCAACCCCAACGAGCAGGAGGCTACTTTCATGACTCCCCAGCCTGATAAGGAGGACGGCACCGTCTTCTTCGTTCAACAGAAGGGTTTCAAGCTCAACGGCCGAGTGCTGCGCGCCGCCAAGGTCGGTGTTGTCAAGAACAAATAA
- a CDS encoding hypothetical protein (BUSCO:27083at5125), producing MAAAESARVQEAQKLAKSDPRKAEAIYKDIISKAPSTTSDAATREYETALVSLGEIYRDEKKTQELVNLVKESRTVFSSFAKAKSAKLVRQLLDLIKEIPDSTDIEISVTKDCIEWATAERRAFQRQDLEVRLVALQMAKQSYYEALGLINNLLRELKRLDDKLRLVEVQLLESRVYHALGNIPKARAALTSARTSAASVYTPPMLQANLDMQSGMLHAEDKDFNTAFSYFIEALDGYHSQDESTRAQAALQYMLLCKIMLNLVDDVNNLMASKQALKYAGKNLEAMKAIARAHSNRSLEEYERALSSYRYELGSDTFIRNHLRRLYDAMLEQNLIKVIEPFSRVEIDHIANMVGLDTQQVERKLSQMILDKVIIGVLDQGAGCLIIFDETHRDESYDAALATIEKLSSVVDVLYTNQASMLE from the exons ATGGCGGCGGCCGAATCGGCGAGGGTCCAGGAAGCGCAGAAGCTCGCCAAGTCCGACCCACGAAAGGCTGAGGCCATCTACAAGGACATCATCTCCAAGGCTCCCAGCACCACATCCGATGCAGCTACTCGCGAGTATGAAACTGCTTTGGTCAGCCTAGGGGAGATCTACCGAGACGAGAA GAAGACGCAAGAGCTGGTGAACCTGGTCAAGGAGAGCAGGACAGTATTCTCTTCCTTTGCAAAGGCCAAGTCGGCCAAGTTGG TCCGCCAACTGCTCGACCTCATCAAGGAAATCCCCGACAGCACCGATATCGAAATCTCCGTCACCAAGGACTGTATAGAATGGGCCACCGCCGAGCGCCGTGCTTTTCAGCGACAGGACCTCGAGGTCCGCCTGGTAGCACTCCAAATGGCTAAGCAATCCTACTACGAAGCCCTCGGTCTGATCAACAACCTTCTTCGCGAGCTCAAGCGCCTCGACGACAAGCTCCGCCTCGTCGAAGTTCAACTCCTCGAATCCAGAGTCTACCATGCCCTCGGCAACATCCCCAAGGCCCGTGCTGCTCTCACCAGTGCACGAACTAGCGCTGCCAGTGTATACACACCTCCTATGCTACAGGCCAACCTCGATATGCAAAGCGGTATGCTTCACGCTGAAGATAAGGACTTCAACACCGCTTTCTCCTATTTCATCGAGGCCCTCGATGGCTACCACTCCCAAGACGAGAGCACCAGGGCTCAGGCTGCCCTGCAATACATGCTTCTCTGCAAGATCATGCTTAACCTTGTCGACGACGTGAACAACCTCATGGCCTCGAAGCAAGCCCTCAAGTACGCTGGTAAAAACCTAGAAGCTATGAAAGCTATTGCTCGCGCCCACTCGAATCGATCACTGGAGGAGTACGAGCGTGCACTTTCCTCCTACCGGTACGAGCTAGGAAGCGACACTTTCATCCGAAACCACCTCCGTCGTCTCTACGACGCTATGTTGGAGCAAAACCTTATCAAGGTTATTGAGCCTTTCTCGCGTGTGGAGATTGACCACATCGCCAATATGGTTGGCCTTGACACCCAGCAGGTTGAGCGAAAGCTTTCTCAGATGATCCTGGACAAGGTCATCATTGGTGTTCTGGACCAGGGGGCTGGCTGcctcatcatctttgacGAGACGCACCGGGACGAGTCGTACGATGCGGCTCTCGCAACCATTGAGAAATTGAGCAGCGTCGTCGATGTTTTGTACACAAACCAGGCGTCTATGCTGGAATAG